GAAGGAAGAAAAGTAGATTGAACAACAATCAGAGACGTACCTTTCGATCAAGTTTGGAGATGAGTAGATCGGAAAGTACAGGCGACCATTGGGCGAATAACACGAAAAATGAAAACAATAAATAGAGACGAAACGTCGTCGTCGTCATTTTCGGATCCTTTTATGCTAATTTGGCTGATGCCCCAAACACTATCAGATCGGAGAAGGGTCAGTCGGAGAAGGAGACCATCGCCGGAGTTGAGCTCTCTACTGACTGAGAGTCTGAGACTGATCTTTCAATGTGAAATTATACAGAGTCCCCGACCTTAAGggttaatttttcttctttttttttttaatgcagGGAAAATATATAGCACCTtgcttaattttaaaattctgcaatttcaaaaagaaaaaagaaaatattttgcagCACCTCGGATTAAATATATGCGAGATACGGTAAAAATTGCACGGCGCCCTACTTGGTCGGCCACATGTAAtcgtttttaatttttttaacttgtacccgaTTTGTAAACAACTTAGGGCctttttctcctctttcttcttttagtGGCGTGATGTTATGGctctttatttttttactattgcttaaaatttcttattcttctttttttttttaattgcaaaatgggctcgttagatttattgttgtttcgACGAATTGATGATTGAAGTTTGTTATTGGTGATATTTGgaagttatgtttcaaatttgagctcatttggagtagatttaggtattaaatcgtatattggattgttataattcgaagaacaaatttctgATTCTGAGCAATTTGTACTTCGAGCATATTCGACCTTACGCGCATGAAAACgtttgcacttcagaccttttggccttaagtgcatctgaatgGTGGTTTTTCACTTCAGGCATATTGGCTTTAAGTGTAGGGAAACGTTTGTTTCACTTTAGATCTTTTGGCCTTAAATgaatctgaagtgcaatttttcacttcagacttattgaccttaagtgcatgaaacaaTTGGTTACAGTCCAGGCCTATTTGGTCTTAAGTGCATCTGAGTGTAATTTTTCATTTCAGACTTATTGACCTTAAGTGTAGGAAAACGTTTGTTGCTCTATAGtctttttggccttaagtgcatctgaagtgtaatttttcacttcaaatGTATTGgcattaagtgcatgaaaccattggttgtACTTCAGACTTATTTGGTCTTAAATGCATCTAAAGTGCAACTTTTTCTCTTCAGATTAAATTTTTTTAACTTCAGACCTGATAAGTTTGAAGTTGATTGTACAGTGGGtaaacttataatttttatttgtaAAGTGGGTAGGCTTGTAATTTATTTGCAAAGTGGATATAAGTTCGATTGTGACCCTAAAATCAGGTATAAATGCAAAAGTACCAAAAAAATCTGCACtttcaaatacaaaaaatgaaaacataaaagaTGTCTATCATCCATGTAACTTTTAAAATCAGCTGTAAATTTCTCTTCTCGTCTAAATAAGAAGTTAAATATAGCCTAGTCTATGAATAAATTTTATTTGATGCAAATGatccatataatcaattccaatTAATTTTAAATTAGGGTATAATCAATTAAAAGGTAATTCCTTGACAAAATATTATTATCATGATGCAAGTATCATTGGCTAATTTCATGGTCACATAGAGATAATTATACTTTTCTCCAAAATTCCccagttgaagaaagaaaaattttctATCAAAAAATGAGAATAAGGAAAAAGAGAATCCCCTAAAAGATTTCCCTTGAAAatcaaaaatgattttttttgaaaaaattgtgATCCAACCTAGTattttcataataatttattGATTTATAAATGATAATTTGTAAATATATAGAGATATCTTCTATTTTTTAACTTTAAACTCctatgatattttatttatttatcacaATCGTATGCTTGTAATTCTCATCTTTCAAGGAATAAGGCTTTAAGTCCCTCCTACATTGTAcagtttgttttaattttaataaaatcttATGCCTGTAGCGGTtttgtctttttttattttatattctgtaTGAAAATTGACCTTTTTAAGGAGAAAAAACGGAGGAAGAAAAACATTTgtatttctcttaagtttcttGGTATAgcaacaaataatagaaaagagaagaaatattattTGCCACTTCTTACTTTTGAGAgaatagataaataaataaataaatcccttATTCTTATTTCCACTCTCCCGACAGCCCATGATTTCTCTTGATCAAGTTAGACTAAGGTCTCTCTATAGGGATGACAATGGGACGGGGCGGGTGCGGGACGGGGCGAGTTTTCTTTGATGCGAGGCGGGGTGGGTTTGTTTTTATGCGAgtgcggggcggggcgggttgaCTGCCTTTTTGTAAAAATTTCAAACGGAGTGGTGCGGTTTTTGGGTTGAAACCATTAAAGCAATCTGCTCTCTTTTTTGCTCTtattaatatattaaaaattaaaatgcttCACCCAATTTTGTTTGTCTATTTCTAATAAACTGTTTTCTTTGTTTGtattttttgtgttattttgtgGGATTATCAACTCATTTTCTATAAGACCCAATTACACTAATTCAGTGTATGACAATTTTTTCTCGAGATGGTGacaatttaattgataaattCTTAGCCTAACTAAGTCgttgatttgtttttcttttatactAGTATTGGTATATATTTAGCAACTACagaatattagtaaatgcagaaCAACGAATATGAGGCTCAAAATATATTTTGCAATCACGCTTCATTTATATTAGCATATTAGTAAGGGCACTAATAACCTCTCCACTTTACAGAATAACAAATTATTTTACTTATTTGTCTTAGTTaaataagaaaatgaaagaaaaaagaaaaataaaacttaTGCGGGGTAGGGCGGGGCGGGTTGAAAGTTTTGCGGGTTTAGTCCAAACTCGCCCCGCACCCGCCCTGCCCCATCCCGCCCCACTGCCATCCCTACTCTCTATATTGTACTAACAATAACAGGGGaagttgtaaaatatatatacaaatgaAGAAGCACGATAAAAGGGGAAACAAGTTACTTTTACATACAAACATGAAACATTGAACACTGAACATGAAGAAAAGCAAGAATCATGGGACAATATTTGAGCTTCTACATTCAAAAGCTAAAAGAATCACTTGCTAAGTATAACTTAACAAAATGTTGACGAGAGGAACTGGCACAGTTGGCGAGGCGTCTGCGTCTCCACCTCCAACCAATAGGTCGGGGTTCAAAGTCACATGAAGAGTAAGCGGGAACTGCTATAGATTTCTTATGAGAAAAGCAAAACTTTTACAataatgaagaagaggaaaggcaAAACATATTATACAGTCGAGGCACCTATCGCTTCCCTTCTGGTGATTTAACTTCCAATAGTTCAATATTCAGGTCGAATGTAGCACCTGGCTGCACCATGTAAGTTGAATGTTCATTAAGTTTCGGAAACAAGAGAGTTAAAGATAATCGATAAACAccaataaaatcaaataaaatattgTGTATATTCAGCCAAGAACTCCTAGTGGAAGTGTTTCTAATCTGTAAATAGATTTTTCTTCCCCTATTTGGTGAGCGGAGCTATTAATGAACAAAAGTTTACGCTGACTTTGGCTATAAGGGCACAAGAGAGACAAGTAATCTCTAACAACTATATactactccctccggttcacaataagtgaccaattgcACGCCCATTAAGAAATATTcaattctatacaaaaatacctactatgactaaactacccctaattaaacatttaatgtgaggagtaagaaaactttttagggatatgtacataggggttattttgtaaaaacaaattgaattctttcttgattacataactgggcacttattttgaaccaaaatgaaaaagcaaattggtcacttattgtgaaccggagggagtataACTGGTCGTGTCAAGAACTTTGGTTGTAGATTCTACACTGAACAGGCAAGCAAAATTTGTTGTTAGGCCTTGGAATGAATACCAGGATTCTGATGGCATTTGAGCAGAAGCTACTCTGTCAAGATAAACTCACTTCTAACGGAATGGCATTTAACAAATACAGTGAACTTATCAAGCTTGGTCGCCTGAGATTTCTCTGAATAGAATCGAACCACAATAATAGCTTTGCTAACTAACATAACAAAGAAGTAAAAAAGAGGTGTGGTTCATACCGGAATCTCATTCATCCCCCTTGAGCCATACCCAGCTTCTGGAGGAACGATCACAGTCCTCTGTGCAAAAGAGACCATAAGACAAGCGCAAGTAATGAGGTAGCTGTTAGTTATGTTACAACTTTGTTTAACTTTCTTTTTCAGAAATCAGAGTTTGCACAATTTCTAGACAGAAACAATTAGAATTAAAATACGTGTTAAGGCAAAAATGAAACATCATCACACCTTTCCTCCAACTTTCATCCCTTCAGTTATTGTATACATTGCTTTTGGAGGTTTTGGAGCTGCTTGAGCAGAAAATAAACCATTTGGATTGTCCACAAAATCACGTTTCCGCTCTTTCCCTGGAGGAGCTCCAACCTGGAACTCATAAGGCTACTTCAAAGAGTAGAAAAACACATGTATCAGTGACGAGTGTAAACCAAGGGCATCAATACAAGTCCATTAGTAAGATATTCCTGGTCATAAGTCATCACAACATACCTGTGAAATTATACGATTTCCAGCCAACAATTTGGATTCTCGACTTGAAACTGCAGTAATATTACGATATAGACATTCAAAATGTACCTGCGGACGTGG
The nucleotide sequence above comes from Nicotiana tabacum cultivar K326 chromosome 12, ASM71507v2, whole genome shotgun sequence. Encoded proteins:
- the LOC107795307 gene encoding peptidyl-prolyl cis-trans isomerase FKBP18, chloroplastic, translating into MAATLSIQGSCLIKNSHHHSNSSNAQTDQQLKQVFLHLPISRRSVILISVLPLSLNLVPQPSLARERRNKKNIPIEDYQTSSDGLKYYDILEGKGPVAEKGSTVQVHFECLYRNITAVSSRESKLLAGNRIISQPYEFQVGAPPGKERKRDFVDNPNGLFSAQAAPKPPKAMYTITEGMKVGGKRTVIVPPEAGYGSRGMNEIPPGATFDLNIELLEVKSPEGKR